agaaagagaaattagagaattgatttcatttacaatagcatcggtaccttgaaataaacctaaacaaagaggtaaaagatctgtactctaaaaactacaaaacactcatgaaagaaattgaagaagacacaaaaagatgggaaaacattctgtcggaggcaggcccctggccagggcggcctccgccattaaaagatggcacctggctagttgccaggttaggattgcctcgtgagactaagcagaacgcccaaagaggaagtaaacagcattggttgctagcgaagttgttcgtttaggtgcacagcctgattcgctccttcctgtaccctgctcgctgattggtcatgtaagcgtatataagtgtgtagacttgcggaaataaggagagagaagatgcatccgaaccagggttcttgtccttgcggggcgagggcgatacattccatgttcatggatcggatgaataaacactgttaaaatgtcgaTGCTTCCCAGGGCAATCTATATTTCCAACACCATCTGGGtcaaaataacaacagcatttttcgaagtgctggaacaaacaatcataAATGTGTATGGACTAGAAAATACctcaaatcaccaaggaaatgttggggggaaaaaacaatacacaaaaagacaaaacccaaagctgggggcatcatgttgcctgatttcaaggtatattacaaggctgtgatcaccaagacagcatggtactggcacaaaaacagacacatagaccaatggaacagaagagagagcccagatatggaccctcaactctacagtcaaacaatcttcaagaaagcagaaaaaagtatccaatggaaaaaagacagtctcttcaataaagggtgctggggaaattggacaagtatatacagaagaatgaaacctgaccattctcttacaccatacacaaagataaactcaaaatggaagaaatacctcagtgtgagataggaatccaccaaaatcctagagtagaacataggcagtaacttcttcgacatcagccacagcaacttttttcaaaaaatgtctccaaagtcaagagaaacaaaagcaaaaatgaattttgggacttcatcaagataaaacaacttctgcacagcaaaggaaacagccaacaaaacaggcaacccacagaatgggagaagatatttgcaaatgactctacaaagggttgatatccaagaactataaagaacttctcaaactcaacttccaaaaaacaaataatcaagtcaaaaaatgggcagaagacatgaacagacacttcaaaagaagacatacaaatggctaacagtcatgaaaaaatgttaatcatcattAGCTACTAGGAAAATttaaatcaaacccacaatgagatacaatctcacatcagttagaatggcaaaaattgacaaggcaagaaacaacaagtgttggagagattgtgaagaaaggggaaccctcttacactattagtggaaatgcaagttggtacagccactttggaaaacaatggggaacttcctcaaaaaattagaaatagaattaccctatgacccagcaactgcagtactgggtatttaccccaaagatacagatgtagtgaaaagaagggcatatgcaccccaatgttcctagcagcaatgtccacaatagctaaaatgtagaaagagatgctcttcaacagaagaatagataaagaagatatggtccatatatataatggaatattactcagccatcagaaaggatgaacacccaacttttgcatcagcatggatgggactggaggagattatgctgagtgaaataaatcaaacagagaaagtcaattatcatatggcttccctTATTgttggaacataaggaatagcatggaggacatttggagaaggaagggaaaaatgaagcaggggaATTCCAAGGGGGagacgaatcatgagagactatggactctgagaaacaaactgagggttttagagggcagggagggtgggggaatgggttaacctggtgatgggtattaaggagggcatgtattgtatggagcactcaGTGTTACACGCAAACAattaatcatggaacactacatcaaaaactaatgatgtactgtatggtgactaacataacaataattttaaaaagacaatgttATGAACATATTTGTATTTACAACATCATTATGGTTAGGATTTCCATAAAAATCATATCTGATTTTTTCAGAAGATAAACCTTCTAATGGAAGCATTTTCATATTATGGAAATCTGTTAAGgagcaaaataaaattagattctcCACTGTCCCTATGGATCCAGGTCAGAGAGCAGTCAGAGTGATAGGATGTAGAGAAGGGTTGAAGACTATTTTGAGGATTGTTTTGGGCAAAACAAGGTTTATATtggtagagagggaaaaaattttttataagattttatttatttatttatttgagagaaagcacacataAGTGGGGtgatgggtagagggagagggagaagcagactcctggccaaGTGTGGAGCCCCTcctgaggctcgatcccaggaccccgagatcatgacctgagccgaagtcagacccttaatcgactgagccacccaggcagctaagaaaagaaaattgaactaGAATTATACTCTACCTGTTGAAAAGCTTTTTCTGCTTGACGTTCAGCATCAATAACCTGTCTCTCAAGCTGCtgcatctgtaaagtgaggaaaaacagagaaaatataaaagttcATATTTCACTTaggaaaatgacttaaaaatcttGCAATGCCATCAAATTCTTTAAGGATATTTAAAGTAGTTTAAAGAATATGAATTACATACAATCTGTTACATTAAAGGCTCTTTCAgtgcatatttaaaaattgatcaaAGAACATACCAAAGGTTTCATACTTTTAGTACAATATAATACATACTACATGAGTACACATCCATAGAATTTTCTTCATTGAACTATAAACTACTGGCCAACACATATTAAGAaccataattttttcaaaaatattttatttatttcttcgacaagagttcacaagtaggcagagaggcagacagacaaagagaggaggaagcaggctccccgccaaggagaaagcccgatgcgggactcgatcccaggaccctgggatcatgacctgagccgaaggcagaggctttaaccctctgagccacccaggggccccaagaaccGTAATTTAAATCTAAGAAAAGAGTAAGACCTCAAATGTAATATTTGATTAATTGATCAGAAAGTCACAATGATATCACAAAGTGGTGTATTCTCATAAGCTCCATAGTTGGTATATTTAAATCAAAACTCTGGGTAGTTTTAATTCTTGTTATACATTGTAGTAGAGtacagaagagactcttaacacaTATGTGCACGTCCACAAACACGTTGGGCTCAAAGAATCAAAAAATATCtcgctaaattttttttaaagttctgtagGGAATAAAAAGTTTGGAGATctaaagtaaaatactaaaatgacgattataaataaaataaagaaaagcttaaaaaggACCCGAtgtaaattaacaaaagagatgTGTACCAGGTACTGAATACACAATTGTGATGTAAACCccaattttaaattcctttttctgaGTGTTGAAATGTGTGCAtgcgtgtttttttttcttttaccagtgtgtgtgtgtgtctgtgtggttttgttttgttttgttttacctgtgtgagtgtgtgtgtgtgtgtgtgtgtgtgcgtgtgcatgttgttgtttttttttgttaccAGTATGGTGCTTGGGAGCATTTACTCTGTTTTAATAACTATGTAGCCAATTACCATTCAACAGAGGTAACGATCATGATCACCATCACCTTCGTCCACCAAACAGAAAAGATTTATTAAACATTTCAGGAGTGCAGTGCATGGATATTAATAACAGTAGCCATGTTGACTGTATCAGCCTTGGAGAATCCAAATGAGCATTACTGGGTTGTGCTAAAAGAGACTCGGACCAAACACTGTGACAAAGAGCCCTACAGTACTAAAAATGattgtttaataatttttaaaaatgacatgtgGTTACAGATGAGGACAACTTACAATTCTGTCTGTGAAAAGCATGGTGACAACTACAACTGGTTCTTGTACGTCCCACTACATTTGCTGTCATTAACAAAAAAGTACCTGTTGCCTGCTAGGGCTTTATCACAACTTTTCCATCTGGGCCTCACTATAAATGGCGACCTTCCATACCTGATTGTGGAAGGAGAAATTGTCAAGTACAGAGTTTGAAAGACAGCCTTCTCGGCAAGTCTGAGAAGTGTGCAGATCGAAGTGTGATTTGGAAGTTATCTGAAGACATTCAGCTGGCACTCAGCCTCAAATAAGCTGGAGTTCTTGCAGAAAATGCAGAGGATTTTGAAGGAAGAGTTGTATTTAATACAAAACCATTTGCACATCTTATTCAAGGGACAATGTGTAATAATCCT
This genomic interval from Mustela lutreola isolate mMusLut2 chromosome 9, mMusLut2.pri, whole genome shotgun sequence contains the following:
- the C1GALT1C1L gene encoding LOW QUALITY PROTEIN: C1GALT1-specific chaperone 1-like protein (The sequence of the model RefSeq protein was modified relative to this genomic sequence to represent the inferred CDS: inserted 6 bases in 4 codons; substituted 2 bases at 2 genomic stop codons), whose protein sequence is MVLGSIYSVLITMXSQLPFNRGNDHDHHHLRPPNRKDLLNISGVQCMDINNSSHVDCISLGESXNEHYWVVLKETRTKHCDKEPYSTKNDCLIIFKNDMWLQMRTTYNSVCEKHGDNYNWFLYVPLHLLSLTKKYLLPARALSQLFHLGLTINGDLPYLIVEGEIVKYRXLKDSLLGKSEKCADRSVIWKLSEDIQLALSLKXAGVLAENAEDFEGRVVFNTKPFAHLIQGTMCNNPQQVVEGCSSGMAITLNGPAPRKMIVMMHGVHXLRAXHYFNSTLVFLPPNGSEND